A genome region from Pseudomonas sp. N3-W includes the following:
- a CDS encoding DEAD/DEAH box helicase, whose protein sequence is MFSQFALHERLLKAVAELKFVEPTPVQAAAIPLALQGRDLRVTAQTGSGKTAAFVLPILNRLIGPAKVRVSIKTLILLPTRELAQQTIKEVERFAQFTFIKSGLITGGEDFKVQAAMLRKVPDILIGTPGRMIEQLNAGNLDLKEVEVLVLDEADRMLDMGFADDVQRLVAECTNRQQTMLFSATTGGSGLRDMVAKVLNNPEHLQVNNVSDLNATTRQQIITADHNQHKEQIVNWLLANETYQKAIVFTNTRAMADRIYGRLVAQEYKAFVLHGEKDQKDRKLAIDRLKQGGVKILVATDVAARGLDVEGLDLVINFDMPRSGDEYVHRIGRTGRAGNEGLAISLICHGDWNLMSSIERYLKQSFERRTIKEVKGVYGGPKKVKASGKAVGVKKKKVDAKGEKKKTGAKAPTKRKIANRPKTDALSLVSKDGMAPLKRRKPEAPAAE, encoded by the coding sequence GTGTTTTCCCAATTCGCCCTGCACGAACGCCTGCTCAAAGCCGTGGCCGAGCTTAAATTTGTCGAGCCAACGCCTGTGCAAGCAGCGGCCATTCCGCTGGCGCTCCAGGGGCGTGACCTGCGGGTGACAGCGCAAACCGGCAGCGGCAAAACCGCCGCCTTCGTTTTGCCGATCCTCAACCGTCTGATCGGTCCGGCCAAAGTCCGCGTCAGCATCAAGACCCTGATCCTGCTGCCGACCCGCGAGCTGGCCCAGCAGACCATCAAGGAAGTCGAGCGCTTCGCCCAGTTCACGTTCATCAAGTCCGGCCTGATCACCGGCGGTGAAGACTTCAAGGTCCAGGCGGCCATGCTGCGCAAGGTGCCGGACATCCTGATCGGTACGCCGGGACGAATGATCGAGCAACTGAACGCCGGCAACCTGGACTTGAAAGAAGTCGAAGTGCTGGTCCTCGACGAAGCCGACCGCATGCTCGACATGGGCTTTGCCGATGACGTGCAGCGTCTGGTGGCCGAGTGCACCAACCGTCAGCAGACCATGCTGTTCTCCGCCACTACCGGCGGTTCGGGGCTGCGCGACATGGTGGCCAAGGTGCTGAACAACCCTGAGCACCTGCAGGTCAACAACGTCAGCGACCTCAACGCGACGACCCGTCAGCAGATCATCACCGCTGACCACAACCAGCACAAAGAACAGATCGTCAACTGGCTGCTGGCCAACGAGACATACCAGAAGGCCATCGTGTTCACCAACACCCGGGCCATGGCCGACCGTATCTACGGCCGTCTGGTTGCGCAGGAATACAAGGCGTTCGTGCTGCACGGCGAGAAAGACCAGAAGGACCGCAAACTGGCCATCGACCGCCTGAAGCAGGGCGGAGTGAAAATCCTGGTTGCCACCGACGTTGCCGCTCGCGGCCTGGACGTGGAAGGCCTGGACCTGGTGATCAACTTCGACATGCCACGCAGCGGCGACGAATACGTTCACCGTATCGGTCGTACCGGGCGTGCCGGCAACGAAGGCCTGGCGATCTCGCTGATCTGCCACGGCGACTGGAACCTGATGTCGAGCATCGAGCGTTACCTCAAGCAGAGCTTCGAGCGCCGCACCATCAAGGAAGTCAAAGGCGTCTACGGCGGACCGAAAAAGGTCAAGGCCTCGGGCAAAGCCGTCGGCGTGAAGAAGAAAAAAGTCGACGCCAAAGGCGAGAAGAAAAAGACCGGCGCCAAGGCACCGACCAAACGCAAGATCGCCAACCGGCCGAAGACCGACGCGCTGTCGCTGGTTAGCAAGGACGGCATGGCGCCGCTCAAGCGCCGCAAGCCAGAAGCGCCTGCTGCTGAATAA
- a CDS encoding papain-like cysteine protease family protein has protein sequence MLTTEATRFTGEGMPLCMADHLLDPHLADVEVDAEHALRASASLNFNMQPQTQSNWCWAAVSSSVGNYYGTGSWTQCGVANAELGRNSCCNQPGPCNVYGYLDSALQTTRSFNGMNQGSLQLSAIENQINMGRPVGLRCAWYGGGAHFLTIYGTNGNYLQIADSIYGYSTRALNSFPGSYNGGGNWTNTYFTRKN, from the coding sequence ATGTTAACCACTGAAGCAACCCGATTCACCGGTGAAGGAATGCCCCTGTGCATGGCCGATCACCTGCTCGACCCGCATCTGGCGGACGTGGAAGTAGATGCCGAACACGCCCTGCGCGCTTCCGCCAGCCTCAACTTCAACATGCAGCCACAAACCCAGAGCAACTGGTGCTGGGCGGCCGTTTCCTCGTCGGTCGGCAACTATTACGGCACCGGGTCCTGGACTCAGTGCGGTGTGGCCAACGCCGAGCTGGGCCGCAACTCGTGTTGCAATCAACCGGGGCCGTGCAACGTGTATGGCTATCTGGATTCGGCTCTGCAAACCACCCGCAGTTTCAACGGCATGAATCAGGGGTCGTTGCAGCTGTCGGCCATCGAAAACCAGATCAACATGGGCCGTCCCGTCGGCCTGCGCTGTGCCTGGTACGGCGGCGGTGCACACTTCCTGACGATCTATGGCACCAATGGCAACTACTTGCAGATCGCGGATTCGATTTACGGCTACTCGACTCGCGCCTTGAATTCGTTCCCCGGTTCGTACAACGGCGGCGGCAACTGGACCAACACTTACTTCACCCGTAAAAACTAG
- a CDS encoding hydrolase — MSIRELLNPTNSTLILIDHQPQMSFGVQSIDRQTLKNNTVALAKTAKIFNVPTILTSVETESFSGYIWPELLGVFPDHQPIERTSMNSWEDKALVAAVKATGRKKLIMAALWTEVCLNFPALEALAEGYEVYIVTDASGGTTKEAHDMSIQRMIQAGAVPVTWQQVLLEYQRDWAHKETYDAVMELVREHSGAYGMGVDYAYTMVHKAPQRQVK, encoded by the coding sequence ATGTCTATCCGTGAACTGCTCAACCCTACCAACTCCACCCTGATCCTGATCGACCACCAGCCGCAAATGTCATTCGGCGTGCAATCGATCGACCGCCAGACCCTGAAGAACAACACCGTGGCCCTGGCCAAGACGGCGAAGATCTTCAACGTGCCGACCATCCTCACGTCGGTGGAAACCGAAAGTTTCAGCGGTTACATCTGGCCGGAATTGTTGGGCGTGTTCCCGGACCATCAGCCGATCGAACGCACCTCGATGAACTCCTGGGAAGACAAGGCGCTGGTCGCCGCCGTGAAAGCCACAGGCCGCAAGAAACTGATCATGGCCGCGCTGTGGACCGAGGTCTGCCTGAACTTCCCGGCACTGGAAGCGTTGGCCGAAGGCTATGAGGTGTACATCGTCACCGACGCTTCCGGTGGCACCACCAAAGAAGCTCATGACATGTCGATCCAACGGATGATTCAGGCGGGCGCCGTGCCGGTGACCTGGCAGCAAGTGTTGCTCGAATACCAGCGCGACTGGGCTCACAAGGAAACCTATGACGCCGTGATGGAGCTGGTGCGCGAACACAGCGGCGCGTACGGCATGGGCGTGGATTACGCCTACACCATGGTGCACAAGGCACCGCAACGGCAGGTCAAGTAA
- a CDS encoding mechanosensitive ion channel family protein gives MDMKKLWLNIQDLWGALDQHPLLHSSLALILLLVIALALGRVARYLIIHGTKMLGRQPALHWVNDLRHNKVFHRLAQMTPSLVIQFGLYLVPDLSKTSLIFLGNVALAFTILFLLLAAGALLNALLDIYARTEHARTRSIKGYVQLTKMVLYVLGAIIIVATLIDRSPLLLLSGLGAMSAVIILVYKDTLLSFVASVQLTSNDMLRVGDWIEMPQVGADGDVVDITLHTVKVQNFDKTIVSIPTWRLMSESFKNWRGMQQSGGRRIKRSLFIDASGVRFLRDDEELKLSQVHLLTDYMNRKQAELKAWNEAQGNVAVMSANRRRMTNLGTFRAYALAYLKSHPEIQPNMTCMVRQMQTTAQGIPLEIYCFTRTTAWVDYERIQGDIFDYLLAVLPEFGLSLYQQPSGGDLRAGLLPAMLGASHIPEPQKHIM, from the coding sequence ATGGATATGAAAAAGCTCTGGCTCAACATTCAAGACCTCTGGGGCGCTCTCGACCAGCACCCTCTGCTGCATTCGAGCCTGGCGCTGATCCTGTTACTGGTCATTGCGCTGGCGCTCGGACGAGTGGCGCGTTACCTGATTATTCACGGCACCAAAATGCTCGGCCGCCAACCGGCACTGCATTGGGTCAACGACCTGCGCCACAACAAGGTGTTTCACCGCCTGGCACAGATGACGCCGTCGCTGGTGATCCAGTTCGGCCTGTACCTGGTGCCGGACCTGAGCAAGACCAGCCTGATCTTCCTCGGCAACGTGGCGCTGGCGTTCACCATCCTGTTCCTGCTGCTGGCGGCTGGTGCCCTGCTCAACGCCCTGCTGGACATCTATGCCCGAACCGAACACGCCCGCACCCGCTCGATCAAGGGCTACGTGCAACTGACGAAAATGGTCTTGTACGTGCTCGGCGCGATCATCATCGTTGCCACGTTGATCGACCGTTCGCCGTTGTTGCTGCTATCAGGTCTGGGGGCAATGTCGGCGGTGATTATCTTGGTCTACAAGGACACCCTGCTGTCGTTCGTCGCCAGCGTGCAACTGACCAGCAACGACATGTTGCGGGTCGGCGACTGGATCGAAATGCCGCAAGTGGGCGCCGACGGTGACGTGGTGGACATCACGCTGCACACGGTCAAGGTGCAAAATTTCGACAAGACGATTGTTTCGATCCCGACCTGGCGCCTGATGTCCGAGTCGTTCAAGAACTGGCGCGGCATGCAGCAGTCCGGTGGCCGACGGATCAAGCGCAGCCTGTTCATTGATGCCAGCGGGGTGCGTTTCCTGCGTGATGACGAAGAGCTGAAGCTGTCGCAGGTGCACCTGCTGACCGACTACATGAACCGTAAACAAGCCGAACTCAAGGCCTGGAACGAAGCCCAGGGCAATGTTGCGGTGATGTCGGCCAATCGTCGGCGCATGACCAACCTCGGCACTTTTCGCGCTTATGCCTTGGCGTATCTGAAAAGTCATCCGGAAATACAGCCGAACATGACCTGCATGGTCCGCCAGATGCAGACCACTGCCCAAGGTATCCCACTGGAAATCTATTGCTTCACCCGGACCACGGCCTGGGTCGATTACGAGCGGATTCAGGGGGATATTTTCGATTACCTGCTGGCGGTGTTGCCGGAGTTTGGCTTGAGCCTGTATCAGCAACCGAGTGGCGGGGATTTGCGGGCCGGTTTGCTGCCGGCGATGCTGGGGGCGAGCCATATTCCCGAACCCCAGAAACACATCATGTAG